One stretch of Leptolyngbya sp. CCY15150 DNA includes these proteins:
- a CDS encoding hemolysin family protein — protein sequence MVSHTPVLLAVTPLLGEVWLDILVLVIMLVLSGFFSGSETAITALDNLKLRALIKDQGDRNGMFTLVLENRARFITTLLVGNNLVNNFTAILTSNLFAIWLGSASVGVATAVATLLLLVFGEITPKSLAINNVLPYFKAAVRPIYLLSKLLSLFGITYFLEAIAQYMIRLVQGTAVQSGESVRDLQLMIEVLGGKGQLDLDKHQLLNKALMLDRLKAHDVVKPRIDMRTISHEASLQDLVNLCLETGFSRIPVQEESKDQIVGIVHLKRALQELQSLKQQQQQDGPVMLATEPPVYVPELKRVADLLKEMLQQRLHLAIVVDEYGGTVGLITLEDILEELVGEIYDESDYPTRVILDRRRQPESGRPSVLRKFSRSPRQR from the coding sequence ATGGTTTCCCATACTCCCGTGCTGCTAGCTGTCACCCCGCTATTAGGAGAGGTGTGGCTCGATATCTTGGTGTTGGTCATTATGCTGGTGCTATCGGGTTTTTTCTCAGGGTCAGAGACGGCGATCACCGCGCTGGATAATCTGAAGCTGCGGGCTCTGATTAAGGATCAGGGCGATCGCAACGGCATGTTCACCTTGGTGTTGGAAAATCGAGCCCGGTTTATCACCACCTTGCTGGTGGGCAATAACCTGGTCAATAACTTTACGGCGATTCTCACCAGCAACCTGTTTGCCATCTGGTTGGGCAGTGCCTCGGTGGGCGTGGCCACGGCAGTCGCCACGTTGCTTCTCCTCGTCTTTGGTGAAATTACGCCCAAGTCCTTGGCCATCAACAACGTTTTGCCCTACTTTAAGGCGGCTGTTCGCCCCATTTATCTGCTGTCTAAACTGCTGAGCTTGTTTGGGATCACCTATTTTCTAGAAGCGATCGCTCAATATATGATTCGCCTCGTCCAGGGCACAGCGGTGCAGTCGGGAGAATCGGTGCGCGATCTGCAGTTGATGATCGAGGTGCTGGGCGGCAAAGGGCAGTTGGATTTGGATAAACACCAACTGCTGAATAAGGCCCTGATGCTCGATCGCCTCAAGGCCCATGATGTGGTGAAGCCCCGCATTGATATGCGCACCATCTCCCATGAGGCTAGCCTGCAAGACTTGGTGAACCTGTGCTTGGAAACCGGATTTTCGCGAATTCCAGTTCAGGAAGAATCCAAGGATCAGATTGTCGGCATCGTTCACCTGAAGCGCGCTCTGCAAGAGCTGCAGTCCCTCAAGCAACAGCAGCAACAGGATGGCCCAGTGATGCTAGCCACCGAACCGCCGGTCTATGTGCCAGAACTCAAGCGGGTGGCCGATTTGCTCAAGGAAATGCTGCAGCAGCGCCTTCACTTAGCGATCGTGGTGGATGAATATGGCGGCACCGTGGGGCTGATTACCCTCGAAGATATTTTGGAGGAACTGGTGGGCGAAATCTACGACGAAAGCGATTACCCCACCCGAGTGATTCTTGATCGCCGCCGCCAGCCCGAGAGCGGCCGTCCCTCCGTGCTGCGAAAATTCTCTCGATCTCCCCGTCAGCGCTAG
- a CDS encoding GIY-YIG nuclease family protein, which produces MSETQPIRLADLDFIPYLTDAGELSYTLADQIGVYAIFDADRTLQFVGYSRNVALSLVQHIVRQPQQCYWVKVQCIDRPSRSILEDIRQAWLAEVPNSPAHTASDRWTQPIDAAAQMTPEEQQALAKGDGGDRPRLLKQVARRVEQEVLAQLAERGVTASLRFNPKLKEEGLLDLK; this is translated from the coding sequence ATGTCCGAGACTCAACCGATTCGCCTTGCGGATCTTGACTTTATCCCATACCTCACCGATGCCGGAGAGTTGTCCTATACTCTTGCGGATCAAATTGGCGTCTATGCCATTTTTGACGCCGATCGCACCCTACAGTTTGTCGGCTACTCCCGCAATGTAGCCCTAAGCCTGGTGCAGCATATAGTGCGCCAGCCCCAGCAGTGCTACTGGGTGAAGGTGCAGTGTATCGATCGCCCAAGTCGCTCCATTCTGGAAGACATTCGCCAGGCCTGGCTGGCTGAAGTTCCCAACAGCCCCGCCCATACCGCCAGCGATCGCTGGACTCAGCCCATTGATGCGGCAGCCCAGATGACGCCGGAGGAGCAGCAGGCTCTGGCTAAAGGTGATGGGGGCGATCGCCCTCGGTTGCTCAAACAAGTGGCCAGACGGGTCGAGCAAGAGGTTCTGGCCCAACTGGCTGAGCGTGGAGTCACTGCCTCCCTGCGGTTTAATCCGAAATTGAAGGAAGAGGGACTGTTAGATCTCAAATAG
- a CDS encoding serine/threonine-protein kinase, with the protein MSSTLLSNRYQVLETLGAGGFGTTLLAEDIQMPSRRKCVIKQLKPIENNPDIYRLVQERFHREAAILESLGNVNGQIPQLYAYFNEDDRFYLIQEWIEGMTLSQKVKLQGRLPEAQVRSILMSLLSVLDYVHSRQIIHRDIKPDNIILRSQDQKPVLIDFGAVRETMGTVVNSEGEATSSIVIGTPGFMPSEQAAGRAIYSSDLYSLGLTMIYLLTGKPPQDLDLDPRTGDVVWQHDAPGVSQTLIDSLNRSIQYNPRDRYATAAEMLDALEGSSSDPATAVQAGEIRDRLPGTSASEVPPTVIPSSRPSPPARDLVSEAPEAIDSMAVGKDKPLPPEVPGWNWGAFLLPGIWCFNNQVWWGLLAWTSWFTVGLSWLVVGGLLGAKGNEWAWKSRGWKSVEAFKANQRAWAIGGIATWSGMVGLIILLAVIGSQLPDTDSAVTDEATPVEPTLPDPPVPPTEPTPPPSVTEAAGLTNLQVCAIPEPETVCDGDRSQIPTKTPSILISADLDVPIDTQIIITWRYLGGEAGEATDIDTISVVKDDEAIDYVWTRLPAPESGTWPTGDYQVNFEILLPDSSNDSETIQKGFSIQ; encoded by the coding sequence ATGTCGTCAACGCTGCTGAGTAATCGCTACCAAGTCCTAGAAACCCTCGGAGCTGGAGGGTTTGGCACCACGCTGCTCGCCGAAGATATCCAGATGCCGTCTCGGCGGAAATGTGTCATTAAGCAACTGAAGCCGATTGAGAACAACCCAGACATTTATCGGCTGGTGCAAGAACGTTTCCATCGAGAGGCGGCCATTCTGGAAAGCTTGGGCAATGTCAACGGGCAAATTCCCCAGCTCTATGCCTATTTCAATGAAGATGACCGGTTTTACCTGATCCAAGAATGGATCGAAGGGATGACCTTAAGCCAAAAGGTGAAACTGCAGGGACGACTGCCGGAAGCCCAAGTTCGCAGCATTCTCATGAGTCTCCTGTCGGTGTTGGACTATGTCCACAGTCGCCAAATTATTCACCGCGATATTAAACCCGACAACATTATTTTGCGATCGCAGGATCAAAAACCGGTGCTGATCGACTTTGGGGCCGTGCGCGAAACCATGGGCACGGTGGTCAACTCGGAAGGCGAGGCCACCAGTTCTATCGTCATCGGTACGCCAGGCTTCATGCCCTCCGAGCAGGCAGCGGGGCGCGCTATCTACTCCAGCGATCTCTACAGCCTGGGGTTGACCATGATCTACCTGCTCACGGGCAAGCCACCCCAGGATCTCGATCTTGATCCCCGCACGGGAGATGTGGTGTGGCAGCATGATGCGCCGGGCGTGAGTCAGACACTCATTGATAGCCTCAATCGATCGATTCAATATAACCCACGCGATCGCTATGCCACAGCAGCCGAGATGCTAGACGCCTTGGAAGGTAGCAGCAGCGACCCGGCCACCGCCGTCCAAGCTGGCGAGATCCGCGATCGCCTCCCCGGAACATCTGCATCAGAGGTGCCGCCCACGGTCATCCCTTCGTCGAGGCCATCGCCCCCCGCCAGAGATCTGGTCTCGGAAGCGCCAGAGGCGATCGATAGCATGGCCGTGGGCAAGGATAAACCCCTGCCGCCGGAGGTGCCTGGCTGGAACTGGGGCGCGTTTCTCCTCCCCGGCATCTGGTGTTTCAACAACCAGGTGTGGTGGGGGCTGCTGGCTTGGACATCCTGGTTTACCGTAGGGCTCAGTTGGCTAGTTGTTGGCGGTTTGTTGGGAGCCAAGGGCAACGAATGGGCCTGGAAGAGCCGAGGCTGGAAAAGTGTTGAAGCGTTTAAGGCCAACCAACGGGCTTGGGCCATTGGCGGCATCGCTACATGGAGCGGCATGGTGGGCTTGATCATCCTCCTGGCAGTCATTGGGTCCCAACTGCCCGATACAGACAGCGCGGTGACGGACGAAGCAACGCCGGTTGAGCCCACCCTCCCCGATCCACCCGTCCCGCCCACAGAGCCAACACCGCCGCCCAGCGTCACCGAAGCAGCAGGATTAACCAACCTGCAAGTCTGTGCGATACCCGAACCAGAAACTGTCTGTGATGGCGATCGCTCCCAGATTCCGACCAAGACGCCATCTATTTTGATCAGCGCCGATTTAGACGTGCCCATAGACACCCAAATCATCATCACATGGCGATATCTGGGCGGCGAGGCCGGCGAGGCCACCGACATCGATACTATTTCCGTGGTGAAAGACGACGAGGCGATTGACTACGTCTGGACACGCCTACCGGCTCCTGAAAGCGGCACCTGGCCCACCGGTGACTATCAAGTCAACTTTGAGATCCTACTCCCAGACAGCAGCAATGACAGCGAAACGATCCAAAAGGGCTTTTCTATCCAGTAA